From a region of the Thermus caldilimi genome:
- a CDS encoding HD domain-containing protein translates to MTGERIVHVASPKAKLYAEADQAIRERLKAFPKALKAYELLIQDPEARAGWNMANYITMRKLGYNDHGRVHALLTGAASVAILALLAEAGVRLDTVESGAGELEDAYVVVLLATMLHDLGNQVHRDHHEAFGVTLSLPILNRILEKIYPDPEQRTALRALILHGIYSHDLSPEPLTIEAGVTAVADGTDITKGRGRKAFALGSIDIHSISALAVDEVRILKGEKVPVEIQVTMNNSAGIFQVEETLTKKVLRSPLRPYVSVVAMTEGDGDQDQRIVHRVRLHESEDRFVLD, encoded by the coding sequence ATGACGGGAGAGCGCATCGTCCACGTTGCCAGCCCCAAGGCCAAGCTATACGCCGAGGCCGACCAGGCCATTCGCGAGCGTCTAAAGGCCTTTCCTAAGGCCCTTAAGGCCTACGAGCTCCTCATCCAAGACCCCGAGGCCAGGGCTGGGTGGAACATGGCCAACTACATCACCATGCGCAAGCTGGGCTACAACGACCACGGCCGGGTCCACGCCCTCCTCACCGGGGCGGCCAGCGTGGCCATCCTGGCCCTCTTGGCCGAGGCAGGGGTGCGCCTGGACACGGTGGAGTCGGGGGCCGGGGAGCTGGAGGATGCCTATGTGGTGGTCCTCCTTGCCACCATGCTCCATGACCTGGGCAACCAGGTACATCGGGACCATCACGAGGCCTTTGGTGTTACCCTGTCCCTGCCCATCCTGAACCGAATCCTGGAGAAGATCTACCCTGATCCCGAGCAACGCACCGCCCTTAGGGCCCTCATCCTTCACGGTATCTATAGCCATGACCTCTCCCCGGAGCCCTTAACCATTGAGGCAGGGGTCACCGCCGTGGCCGACGGCACCGACATCACCAAGGGCCGGGGGCGGAAGGCCTTTGCCCTGGGGAGTATTGACATCCACTCCATCAGCGCCCTGGCGGTGGACGAGGTGCGCATCCTCAAAGGGGAAAAGGTGCCCGTGGAGATCCAGGTGACCATGAACAACTCCGCCGGCATCTTCCAGGTGGAGGAAACCCTCACCAAGAAGGTGCTCCGTAGCCCCTTAAGGCCTTACGTGAGCGTGGTGGCCATGACCGAGGGGGACGGGGACCAGGACCAGCGCATCGTCCACCGGGTGCGCCTTCACGAAAGCGAGGACCGCTTTGTGCTGGACTGA
- a CDS encoding DUF2267 domain-containing protein yields the protein MSATGLEVFDTTIHKTHSWLKEIMETLGIEDRHRAYMALRAVLHALRDRLTVEETAQLAAELPMLIRGLFYEGWAPTGKPLKERHKEAFLAHVARELKTPSGPALDPEAATRAVFKVLSQKVSQGEIRDVLNLLPKEIRELWPQG from the coding sequence ATGAGCGCCACAGGCCTCGAGGTCTTTGACACCACCATCCACAAGACCCACAGCTGGTTGAAGGAGATCATGGAAACCCTGGGCATAGAGGACCGCCACCGGGCGTACATGGCCCTGCGGGCCGTGCTCCATGCCTTAAGGGATCGCCTCACCGTGGAGGAAACCGCCCAGCTGGCCGCCGAGCTTCCCATGCTGATCCGGGGCCTCTTCTACGAGGGCTGGGCCCCCACGGGCAAGCCCCTTAAGGAGCGGCACAAGGAAGCCTTCCTGGCCCATGTGGCCCGGGAGCTCAAAACACCTTCGGGACCCGCCTTGGACCCCGAGGCCGCCACCCGGGCGGTGTTCAAGGTGCTTTCCCAAAAGGTTTCCCAAGGGGAGATCCGGGATGTGCTGAACCTGCTCCCCAAGGAAATCCGCGAGCTTTGGCCCCAGGGCTGA
- a CDS encoding MBL fold metallo-hydrolase: MRELLPGLYLLPVPIPYPLKTVNLYLLRGNGEVALLDTALDTKTARGTLELSLAELGLCFTDVRTVLLTHHHPDHYGLAGFFEGLGAQVWLHEEEVERGHLFWLRPEAFEEASWRLFLDHGTPEEALWGIRETMAKTRERVHPPQNPTPLKDGEVLEVAGKKLRAIWTPGHADGHVAFYLEEEGILLVGDALLERVSPNVGLWAYTRENPLKDFLASLERLMELPAKVAYAGHFGPILEVKKRAQELIAHHQERLEALLGFLQAPMTAWELSLRLFPQELDAPGRRFAFAETLAHLEYLRQEGQVDREGPPYRYFRA; the protein is encoded by the coding sequence ATGAGGGAGCTTCTCCCAGGCCTCTACCTCCTCCCTGTGCCCATCCCCTACCCCTTGAAGACGGTGAACCTCTACCTCCTCCGGGGGAACGGGGAAGTGGCCCTCCTGGACACCGCCCTGGACACCAAGACGGCCCGGGGCACCCTGGAGCTCAGCCTGGCGGAGCTCGGCCTTTGCTTTACCGACGTCAGGACCGTCCTCCTCACCCACCACCACCCGGACCACTACGGCCTGGCGGGCTTTTTTGAAGGGCTTGGAGCCCAGGTATGGCTGCACGAGGAGGAGGTCGAACGGGGCCACCTCTTCTGGCTTCGGCCAGAGGCCTTTGAGGAAGCCAGCTGGCGGCTTTTCCTGGACCACGGCACCCCGGAGGAGGCCCTTTGGGGCATCCGGGAAACCATGGCCAAAACCCGGGAGCGGGTCCATCCTCCCCAAAACCCCACGCCCCTGAAGGACGGGGAGGTGCTGGAGGTGGCCGGTAAGAAGCTCAGGGCCATCTGGACGCCGGGACACGCGGACGGGCACGTGGCCTTCTATCTGGAGGAGGAAGGAATCCTCCTGGTGGGGGACGCCCTCTTGGAACGGGTATCCCCCAACGTGGGCCTTTGGGCCTACACCCGGGAAAACCCCCTAAAGGACTTTCTGGCGTCCTTAGAGCGCCTTATGGAGCTTCCAGCCAAGGTGGCGTATGCGGGGCACTTCGGCCCCATCCTCGAGGTGAAGAAGCGGGCCCAAGAGCTCATCGCCCACCACCAGGAGCGCCTGGAGGCCCTGCTCGGCTTTCTTCAAGCTCCCATGACCGCCTGGGAGCTTTCCCTAAGGCTCTTCCCCCAGGAGCTGGACGCCCCCGGCAGGCGCTTCGCCTTCGCCGAAACCCTGGCCCACCTGGAGTACCTGCGCCAGGAGGGCCAGGTGGACCGGGAAGGCCCCCCCTACCGCTACTTCCGGGCCTAA